In Felis catus isolate Fca126 chromosome B1, F.catus_Fca126_mat1.0, whole genome shotgun sequence, the sequence TCCTCCCTAAATCCAGAAAATTCATGATGAAGTGACTGTACAGCTCAGCCAGAAGCTagagtgaaaacaaaatgaataccaGAAGAAGACTGCCATTATAATCCTATAATTCTGCTTAAATTGACTGTGGCTATTGATCTGGGCCCTACCAATTCTTCTATATTGATTGAGCACTCAAAGTTTTCCAATCAACCTCTGTATTATTATTCTCTGAGATtgaattatgaaataataaatatcccaactatactttttctttttaaaaagtatactcttggggggcctgggtggctcagtcggttaagcgtctgacttcagctcaggtcatgatctcgcagttcatgagttcaagccctgcggcagactttgtgctgacagctcagagcctggagctgttttggattctctctctctctctctctctctttctctctctctctctctctctctcctggagctgttttggattctctctctctctctctctctctgcgcttccctgttcatgctctgcctctctctcaaaaataaataagaaaacatttaaaaaatttttaaataaataaatagtacacTCTTAATTGCCAAACACTTTCCATTTGGTGTGAATTTTGTTAGTCTTTCAAATCCtctaaaaaaatatgtacttGTGTAAATGGTGACCAAGTTAGAATTTGTgactattttctttaaagtgcACAAagtcagaggtgcctgggtggctcagttggttgagtggctgactcttgattttgaatcaagtcatgatcacacagttggggagttcgagtcccgcactgggctctgtgctggcagtgcagagcctgcttgggactctctctctcccctctctctgccccaaccccgctcatgtgctctctgtctcaaaataaataaataaacttaaaattttttaaacaaataaagtgCACAAAGTCAAACGAGAGCACATTAGTTCTGTGCTTCTCaaactagaaaatataattaccatataacttggaaaagggaaaagattttTGTATTACAATTAAATATGGAATTAGAATTCACAGTTTATATTAGCATCTATGATAAAACACAGGATTAAACAAACCATTTCAATATCGTAATTGAAAGGAGTTTGAAGAGTTGTTAGCAAAAGACTGTGAAAAATGCAAAGCAACAAATATGTCTTTACCATTATCAGGTTTGAATCTCTTAGTCTCCAAGAAGCCAAATAGCCTCAGGACTTATTCCATGTACAGTCTTCATTTCCTCAGGCCCATCCAGTAATTGAAACTGTGTAAACTGAGGAAGGTGTGTTAATAGGTGAATTCTCCCAAAGAAAGTGGATTCTTAGTGGTTTTCTGAAATAGGCTTTCCTGAACCAAAACCTCAGCTCAAAAGGCAGAGCCCTGCACTCTAATGATAGCCTCATGAAGAATTGTCAGGGTCTCTAAAATCTCAAATCAATCACAACAAAGCTCCCTATATATGGCTGGGCTTAACTGCTATAACCAGAGTTTTTTGtcatgtttcttttgctttgaatCTTTCTACCGATTCTGTTActgtaatttaataaaatatttcaaatgtcctGCTTATTATCTTATCTACTtttaaggtattttattatttcagtaaatTATGCCAATACTAGTAATATAGATTCTCTTCTATGAATAATggtaacatctatttattttattagcagGCCAGGGAGCAAAGAAATTACAATTccattcccatttattttataattcaatcTAAGATGTCTTAAATGTGCCCACAGACCTCACTGTGCCTAGCAATAGATGGTCAGGAAATGATTTCTAAATTGGATTAACCTTTCAgttttcactgaaataaattattattctatttcaaCTGAAGCTAGTTACTTGTTTTTTATCTCACTTCCCTTTAAAGGGTTTTCCTAACACAGCAACCTCACAGTTGAGTCACACACCAGGTCTGTTCAGCATAACTTTTGAAACTCATAGTTTCAGGAACTCAGTAACAGTAGCTAACATTCAAAGAGGACTTAAGCTGAGTCAGGTACTCTTCTAAGCCCATAATACTTAAAATCCATACGTTAAATCATATGCTGCTCACAAAAACTCTCTAAGGCAGGTATTACTCCTAATTCACATAtgggttaaataacttgcccatggtcacacagcagCCCATACTCTTCTATAATCATCTTTCTCATGTTCTACTTAATGTTAGTCCACTGCTCATGTGGTGGATGGTTCCACAAATTTTATGCATGCTTATGTTCTCAATTatcctcagaaaaaaatatgctataAGAAAGTAAACAACATAATTTGTAAGCTTTAAGTGTTATATAAATATCAAACAGCTTATTAAAAACAAGAACTATTGATATATCTATTCTAATGAAGAATTGAAATGAAAGACAACAAAGTATAACTCTTACCTCTTCTGATTACGATGGTTTGGGAactgaaaactattttttctgaAATGGGGATGGCATTCTTTTTACAACTCTGAAGGaactctctctgctgtcagttgGAATAAAAGTGAAGCACAAGCCCTCTCCCTGgagacattttatatttcttcttccttcattaTACTCAGAGATGGCCAATCTGAATTGCTGACTACCCAAATACTGTTGATATAGAATCCCATATTTCAGGTTTGAGACTATTTTCCTTCAGTGCTCTCGTTGCACAGACAAATTTTTGCTAAGTTCTAAAAATTTCACCAGGTGGAAACATCATGGAAATGGAAACTTACCCCCAACATATTTCATTTGGAAACTGGAGTTCAGAGCAAgtcataaaaatttaatttaagtaAGATTTATTGATTGCCTATAGTGTGCACGGTCCTCTATTAGACACATTGAAATTcaggcacaaaacagacacaagatATCTGGCCTCAGGTACCTTATGATCTAACTAGTATAATACAGATTAGAAAGAGTAAACAAACAAGTTACATGGATGGCAATGGTCACATACTAGAATCAACATTAAAGAGCAGTAATTTAAGTAATCCAAAATGGCATCTAATcctaaaatcatttataaaatgtatttagcTTTAAAATCCACAGCACTTCAAAGAAGATAATGAAGTTCCACTGCAGATAAAGTCACAAAGATACAAATACACTTAAGAGTATTATTAATGACTTTTGTTATTTTggatcttctgttttcttcttattattgTTCGAAGCCTCCGTAATACCAGTTTATCAGACAGAAGCATGTCCTCTTGTTGTTCTAGATAATCCAGTAAATTTTCGGTCCATTCAAGTGCAGCTTTATGGCTAATATGCTTCTCTGGATTCAGTTCTGCTTTTCTAGTCTTATTGGAATGTTTTTGTTCAGCAGGCTTGGCCTGGTCCTCAGCACTTTCACTGTCTGTTAGCACCTGACAGCTTGAGTCATTGCTCCGAGAGTCAAACCACTGATCAATATTCTCAATGTCAACGTGTTCACAGTCTTCTGTATTCTGTAAAACTGTTGCTAAGTTAGCTGCTAAAATGGCTCCTTCATCAATGTTCATGCCTGAATTCTCTTCATTGCTAGGGAACAGTTTTTTCCATGCTTTGGTTATGGTACTAGATTTTACCATGTTCCAAGCTCTTGATACTTCATAAATTGCATCCAACACTGTCaaatttttccaaaacatttttgggTCAATTCCTTCACCCATGTATTTCTGAAGAAGTCCCGCTCGGTAGTATCTTTTTACTGTGGCTAGAACCCCCTGACTCATAGGTTGAATTAGACTTGTGACATTTGGTGGcaaatatttcacaattattCTGCCATCATCTGAACTCAATAATTCTTCATTTGGATGTGCTGggggaaaatccaaaagaagcaCTGCTTTTTCTAGAAGCCCCTGGGATTTCAAATGCTTCTGTACCTGTGGCACAAAGTACTTTTCAAACCACTGTCTGAAAACAGAATGTTCTATCCACGCACTTTTTTGACTGAAGTAAGTGACAGGAAGGTTTGAAAGGTCAGCTCCTTTGAACGCACggggtttttttgcttttcccACAACACAAAGATTAAGTTTGTGTAAACCAGTGGCATTTGCACAACACATAATaatgattctctctctgcttgacCTATAACCAGAAGTAGTTTGTTCAGTTTCAAGAGCTAATGTCCTTGATGGTAGACATTTCCAGAACAATCCAGTTTGATCAGCACCATAAATTTGCTCCGGTTGTAGATTCTCTCTCTCGACAAATTCCTGAAAGTTACCGCAAAATTCACTGGCAGCAGTTTCatctccttttaattttgttcctttaCCAGCAGCCTTTGGAATACCATGGCGCTGCTTAAATCGAGTTAGCCAGCCAGATGATGCATTAAAATCACCTTCCATTCCCAGAGCATCAAAAAAGAATTTGGCTTGTTTTGCACAAATTGTTCCGGACACTGGAATCCCATCTGTTTTCTGTTGGTTAAACCACTCTATCATAACCCTATCAAGTTCCTCGTATGTCGATGACTTCATTGATTTACGTTTGGACACCCCACTTGTAGGATCTGAACTGTTTGCATAGTTTAttatcctttctttgttctttttaatatcaCGAACTGTGGATTCACCAATTCCATACACTACAGAAAGCTTTTTGAAAGATATGCCTTCCTCAAGTTTCTTAATAATGTCAAGCTTGTCCTTAATTGTCAACACCACACGCTTACGTTTCCCCAACATTTTAAATGTCCAATATTTTAAGCAATTACTAGAACAAGATATTTAACAACTTAGATTTGAATACAATGAGACTAGAAAATGGGGTTTTAAGATCCCTTCCCTTCTCCGCAGGACCTAGATGGATGGTATGCTGGCCAATTTCCAGGCCAGGCCTATGTGACTCTCTTCACTTTGTTGTTTAAAGCCTACAAAGTTCTTTCAACAAGGACTAGTTTTAACTAAAcctatcttctttcttcctccttactTAGTTTAAGGTCTTTTCATGAACTGCAATCTCAAAGGAGACTGCAACCAATCTGTACCAGTAAGGTCTCTAAAACAGTCCTATTGtgtatttaattcttctttcattACAGGTAGAGACTCTTTGCTAAAGGAACTAAGACTCAGGTGGGAGTACTTTGAGAAATGTGCCAGGGATAAATAGTTTGAGAGGACTTGTAGACATGACATATgggaaaatataatggaaaaactCATCCGCTGACGCTGTCTTTGTCAGGCAATGTACTGTATGGAATCCAGCCTCTTCTAGGCAAGGACTGCTAGAGATTAATTATTCAAGTGAGTGGTTATGGAAATCATAGGCAGGCGAGATAAGGCAAGCTGGACAGAAGTGAGCAGTGCAAATAAGGTGAAAATGGACAGGCAGAAAACTTTGTACTTTCACATGACACAAACTTATACCTAATGTATTTGGCAACTGGAAAGGCAAAAGGCGGACAAGAGGTGGTGTCACATGATTAAAGCAAGCATCAAAAACTTCATTGGTAGAAATCAGAACTCATGGTAGAAGGTATGGAGTGGAAGGCTCAGTGAAGATGTTAAAATAATCCTGGTGAAAGATGATCCTCGATGGGCCAACAGAAGTAGTTCCTGTGGGGAGCTGTATAAGCACTCGGTGCCTCCGAAACCTAAAGgaaaataccaaaaacattttttttttcaatatcagGGTCTGTGGCATTACTCGTATCTATCCTGCAACTATATTGAGAAAATTAACGCCTCCTATCAGTGTGATGGCAAAATCCGACAAATAATGCTTTTAGGCATTATCTGGAGTGACAGCGGGACCTGAATTGCCTACCTCCTGAAATTAAGAGGTCAGAGACAAGCCGCGTTAGCGAGGGCCTCTCCCCGCAGGGCGAGCTCCGGAGCGCGGGACGTCTTTGCTCACGCGGAGGGAGCCCGGATTCCTCCGTGGACGCCGGCGACCAGGGTGTCACCGCCGCAGCGAGCGAGCGCTTGGCCCAGGGGACGCCAGTCAGCGGGCCGGGGGCATCGCTCTCCGCCAGCCCGCGCGGGGGCCAGACCGCCCTGAAAGCAAATGGAGTCTCTAGAGGGTGGCTGACACTGGTGGCGCGGCGGCAGCGGCAAGCGGCGAGCGTCGCCGCCGGAGCCGGAAGGCGGGGGATTAGGGTGCACGCGCGCGCCCCCGCAAGAACGCTGTGTCGGCAAGGGGGTGGGGCCTGCGCGGGCGAGTGCGCGCGG encodes:
- the TIGD2 gene encoding tigger transposable element-derived protein 2 produces the protein MLGKRKRVVLTIKDKLDIIKKLEEGISFKKLSVVYGIGESTVRDIKKNKERIINYANSSDPTSGVSKRKSMKSSTYEELDRVMIEWFNQQKTDGIPVSGTICAKQAKFFFDALGMEGDFNASSGWLTRFKQRHGIPKAAGKGTKLKGDETAASEFCGNFQEFVERENLQPEQIYGADQTGLFWKCLPSRTLALETEQTTSGYRSSRERIIIMCCANATGLHKLNLCVVGKAKKPRAFKGADLSNLPVTYFSQKSAWIEHSVFRQWFEKYFVPQVQKHLKSQGLLEKAVLLLDFPPAHPNEELLSSDDGRIIVKYLPPNVTSLIQPMSQGVLATVKRYYRAGLLQKYMGEGIDPKMFWKNLTVLDAIYEVSRAWNMVKSSTITKAWKKLFPSNEENSGMNIDEGAILAANLATVLQNTEDCEHVDIENIDQWFDSRSNDSSCQVLTDSESAEDQAKPAEQKHSNKTRKAELNPEKHISHKAALEWTENLLDYLEQQEDMLLSDKLVLRRLRTIIRRKQKIQNNKSH